The Asterias amurensis chromosome 16, ASM3211899v1 genomic sequence AACTACAGGGGCGACATGCCCCCGAGACCTGCTTTCCAGAATCAGGAGGTGGTCCGTGGGCCGCCGGCCGGACATTTACGTGGAGGGAGGTTTGATTTTGAACCCTATCAACCAGGGAAGGGTTCGCCCCACCAAGTGGCCCAGGGATCTGGACAGGAACCATTCGGATCAAACCAGGTAGGTGTTGGAGGGGAGAGGGGTATGGTGTCGACTGCAACTGttaaccaggggccaatttcgtagagttgcttaagcagaagaAATTGCTTCAGAAATGAGCCAGATACCTGCCACAAATAGTACACGtgacatggtaatttggctggtaacctttttctggtaagcataattttgctgtgtttagctactttttgtacgataaaaagcagctctatgaaattggtccctgttGATGCCATTTGTGGCCAGCTACTGCTCAACCAAACAAGTCAGATGGCTGTTGTATTTCAATAACTTTTTCACTCAAGTTTCATAATAAATTTATTCCACAGCCTAAATTTGCTCTTCATTTCCCCTATTAGTCTGGTACCAATCGACACTCTCAGTCAGTCTGGTGCCAAAACTGTATGTgactcatagagttatatataagaactagagggcgcactggtgatgctacTTGCACAAACCAGACGAGACAGCAaagagacacgcgcgccattctgtacgtgCGTTGATTATGAAGTACCTGttggaatttgtgtttattgaatgctATACTGTTatgtcaacttaaaaaatggccgcacaaacacacgctgtgagatgctgTTTTTGTCAACTTATAAAATGGCCACATGCGcacatgccggggcgcgtatatagtgcgccctctagttcttatatattacTCTTTGACGTGACTTGAAAGCTTCTGCCttagctatggctagatcagtGAGGCTATGGTTACATCAGTGAAaatgcctgggcccaatttcataaagctcaaaaaacttgcttagcaaaaataggtcaCCAGCCAGAACTACTTACATTTCTGCCGggcatttcttgcttagccaagaagtTTGCCAAACAACTTTCTGTTTAGCAGAttgatgaaattgagccctgttcCTCACTGCTGCCATAGCCATAGTCGAGGTCGCTTGATTGGGACACAGCCTAAGAAAATTTGTCAATCAATGCAGAAATAATAATGTACTAATTTGTATCGGTGCagggaggtcaaaggtcatcctCGCCCCATACGCAGGCACCTCCAGTACAGCAGCCCAGTCAGCCTGGTGCCGTGCCTACTTCTCAACCTCAGACGTCAGTCAGTAAGAAGATCCACATTAACCCCCACTTCAAGGGTCAGGTGCAAGTCCCATCTCAACAAGGTAAATAGTCAAGCCATATTGGGGTTTTCTTTGGAGCTGTATAAACTTTTCTTTAATTATGAAATTAACCAATCAGAACCTGATGCGAAGTTTGAGGAAATTTTATTCATCATTTACAGATGAATTTGGAATTTGGAATTTAAaagcactgccgtcgatttcacaaagagttaggactcgtcttatctcgagttaggacgagtaactcgtcctaacttagtattaatcttaaggtctgcatgctacagtgcagtgcctaagtcctaagattagtcttaagctaggaagagttttgtgaaatcaatggcTGGACATCTGTGggaactgtcaaagaccagtattatcactaggtgtatcccagcatatgcataaaataacaaatctgtgaatttgtggctcaattggtcattgaagttgcaagagcatagaaagaaaaaacacccttgttgcacaagtttggtgctttcagatgccttagaaaggcttcaggcctgaagtcttttaatatttgagtgagaaattacctctttcacataaactatgttatttcagagggagccttttctcacaatgttttatactatcaacagctctcctttgctagtcaccaagtaattttttatgctaacaattattatgagtaatttaccaatagtgtccagtgccttcaagggTGAATGACAAACATCTGGAAAGTTGAACATATCGTAAGGCTAGAAATATCGGATGTTTAATAGTTCCCAAAACTATTTTTTCCTGTCCTGCAGTCGCCCCTCAAGCAGCTCATCCACCAGCAGTCCACTCCTCGGCTCCTACCCACTCCCAGTACCAGCCCCCTTCCACAGTCTCCACCCACTATCAACAACCCTCAACCCCTTACCCTAACCAGTACTCTACTCAGCCCTACTCTCAGCACGGTGCAGTACAGGGGCAACCTCCACAACCTATGCAGACGCAACCCACCTCTCATTCACAGGGACCACGCCCACTGATGGCACAACAACATCCAGCCAGTTACAGGGTAAGCTTGAATGAAATTGTAACGTGTCTTGAGGCCTGCGCCTCAgttgccctagtcttggccttggtaccCCTTCAAACATTTCCCAAAGACTTGAAGTTTTTCCAGTGGTGTTGCCcttagcaaaaataaaaaacttttgaCAAATATAATGCCTgttcatttttttcacagaaatctGATAAGTATTGAGGATATCGTGCTTATACACgtcgatgtaagggtaaaaccaacaaattttgttcaGCCCCATTGCAAATTTAGTATAAAttgttgtggtacccgctgtgGTACCAGCTAACATAGGATGCAATTTTAACCTACATTAAGCAAAAATGGCCTTTCccccttaaagggtctatgtaacttttgtaggacacaaaaacacaatgtccacagatttacactaaactcacacagtttaaagataatgatagtagaaagcttccctgaaaatactacgtgctgaggtgctgtagtttttgggaaatgagtaaaacaatgtcgtgaaaataattttcgtctcatgagacgaaaattattttcatcatttacaaacgtattttcatgacattgttttactcatttctcaaaaactacaacacctcagtgagtaatatttgaagggaagctttccactatcattatcttcaaaccctgtgagttgaatgtaaatctatggacattttcaaaaagtacccaaatcctttaaataaaatgaaaatccaGGCCTGTCGTAACCAACCTTGCATTGTGACTATGCTGGTTTGTATGGGAGGAAAACAGGATGGGCGAGCTTTGATAAAGATTGAACACTTTTGATTGAACACTCCATCATTTTTTGCGACATCCCAGGACCCAAACCACCACCACGGAGATCAACAATCCGGACAATGGATGCCGCCATCAAGCCAGCACCCAACGTCATCGTCCTGGACCCAGCCTGGTCGCCGTAGCCCGGTGTCGGTCACATGGAGCCACCAACAGGGTACGCCAAGTAAGTCCCAACACTTCAGAATCCCACACCCACattgtgacaaaaaaaaaatgctgataGTTTAGATGTTACATTCTTATATTATTACAACCTTAAAGTTTCGCTTAGCAAATCAGTTCAAAACAGCCGTAAAAATGCTGAACACTACTTCAagttgagggctacacttaactgatttgcagttgacccaaatcaactgtcaccaggggtaGTCCTGGGGCTAAAACAGTCCATAGGAAGTTACcaatgggtatcatccactaggagtctGGCTGGTAGATGCAGAATTCACTACCTTCTCAACTTTTTGGTTATGGCAGTTATGGTTCAGTGACTTGtttaagggcacaagtgtctgagtgggatttgaacccactcTCTGCAGCTgagaacaccagagcttggctCCAATGAACTAGACAGCTTGGCCAAGACATGCCAAGCTAATAACCTAAAGTATTTTGTCTTGTCAAATAATCaagttctttcttttttttgtctcGACCAATAGGGCGCGAGTTTGATGGCCACCAGTCCCATCAACACCCGCAGCAGTTTAACAGAGCCCAGACGCCACAAGAGCGTGTTCCGCCACACCAACAGTTCCAGGCACCGAGGGGGATGCAAGTAAGTCTTGTAACGGTTTAAGCCTAAAAATAGAGGACAAGATTTTCAATgatgttgttttatttgatcTCTGTAGAATTAGAGCTTTCTAATGATATCGCTTGGGGTCTGTCTTTAAGGAAGTGGATTCAATCAGCAGATTTTGCATCTAGCAAAATATTAAGACTGAacatgttttgtgcacactgaatatTGAGTAGCAACAACCTTTGCAGTGCTGGAGCAAATATCTTACCACTAGAGTTTGTAAAGTTTGTGTATACTCAGCGTCTTGAGTTTTGTAtacatactcagcgccttgagtaccttgtttggtagatatgtgcactatataagactatTATTAGAATTATTATCATTAGACCACCGAGTTTAGCCAGATGGCTAGAGCAGTTTGAATTCTGTGTTAGCAGGTGGTATCGCAGCgatttaaagtcagtggacactattggtaattactcagaataattattagcataaagcctttcttggtgacgagtaatagggagaggttgatggtataaaacattgtgagaaacggctccctttgaagtgccatagtttttgagaaagaagtaattctccaagagtttgatttcgagacctcagatttagaacttgaggtctcgaaatcaaccatctaaacgcacacaacttcgtgtgacaagggtgttttcttctttcattattatctcgcaactttgatgaccgattgagctccaattttcacaggtttgtaattttatgcatatgttgagctacaccaactgtgaaggctagtctttgacaattaccaatagtgtccactgccttcaaaggtACCTCCTGCCACAAgtccagttcgaatcctatgaaGCAGCAGCCAAGAATCCGTTGTTATACAATCCTTTTTGAATTTTCAAATGTCTTGTTTTTAGCCAAACCAAATGCGCCCCCAAAGTGAGCCCCAACACCAGGGTGGACCAGGACCCCATCAACAAGGCCCGCCTTACCATGGGCAAGGACCTCAGTCTGCCAGGTATGTTGTGACATATTACTAATACATAAACCTTCACAACCTCTGCATTAACAACAAATGTATGGATAGTTGATATCAAataacaggggccaatttcatagagctgcttaagcaaaaaatttggttaagcacgaaaatagcttgcttattttacacatgttactgaccaaatgtcatgccatatacattgcttgtgactggtattgggccattgtttacttagcataacaattgagtagagtcttggccggtattctgattttactaagcatggattatttcgcttaagcaaaattttgtgcttaagcagctctatgaaattgggccttggagGGAGTAGCACTCAAAATTTGCTTTTGACCCCTGTATCCCCTTCAGCAAGAGCTAGAAAGGAAATTTCAGATGGGGTATGTCATGGCTGAGTAGTCTATTGCATGTTGCTTTGGACTTAAGTTCTGATGGTTGAACCATCAGAGttttggtttgaatcctggtctcatgtatccttgagcaaggcacttgaccattaattgcttctcttttaACAcaggtgtttaaaggcagtggacactattggtaattactcaaaataattatcatcataaaaccttaattggtgacaagtaatggagagaggttgatggtataaaacattgtgagaaacggctccctctgaagtgacatagttttcgagaaagaagtaattttccacgaatttgatttcgagacctcaagtttagaacttgaggtctcgaaatcaagcatctgaatgcacacaacttcgtgtgacaagggtgtttttttggtttcattattatctcgcaacgtcgacgaccgattgagctcgaatttgcactttttgttattttatgcatatgttgagacacaccaagtgtgaagactggtctttgacaattaccaatagtgtccactgtctttaaatgggACCCCTGCCAGGGCTGAGACAGTTTTGTGTTGGATTAACCCCTTAACCCTAGTTTAAGCAGCTGGGGTTGTTTGCTCCCCAGGGAGTTAAAACAGTTTGAGGAATGGTCTAAGAATATGCCGATAATTAGATTTTAAAGCCCCTTGATCTAGCCACTAGGTTTCCCCTTAcctttaaagtaaaaataaatgttgtccATTTGTCTCGTCCTGTCCAACAGACAAGGTTCAGGTCAGCGGTACCCCACTCCTAGTAACCAGCAACCAGGGCAGTTCACATCTCAGCAGCACCGCCCTCAAGGCTCTAGCGTCCAACCCTCGCCGACCCCGAGTCAGGCCAACAAGGGCAATATACTCCCGTCTCCGAAGCGGCTGATCGAAGAGGCCTCCAAAAAGGCTCCAAAAGCTAAACAAGTCAAAGGAGAGGTAAAGCCTAAACAGTTTTAAcctggctcaatttcataaaggtttTGTTGGAAATTTGCTTaggaaatttgcttagcaaatctgCTCGGCTACAAATTCTGTGGGGAAACCAGTTTACAACCAATGTATATTACActgtaatttggctggtaacctgttacTTCTGAGCAGCAGGTTTTCTGATCCCTTCCCAAAAGCTCATTGGAATCTATTACTCAAGGGATTGCCAAGcggtggaaatgccatcattttaatgtacctcctaagatctgggcccaatttcatagagctgctaagcgctaaaatttgcttagcatgaaatttcttccttgataaaaaaaggattatcaacaaaatttccatttgatggaTATTGCCTGttattggtattcagctgttgttggcttatcctgaaaaccacatgtaaatttggttggaaaacctgtttttatgaaagcaaaaatttcatgcttagcaaatgtttgtgcttagcagctctatgaaattgggccctggaccccAGTTTCAGACCTTTTTTTTTGTCGGCAGTGACTTTCACCCCctgtaaatgttttgaaattttgaatgAACTGTCTCCTGAACTATCAGATTCTTTAACCACAGTTTGTTTTTCAGAACTGACActactaaacaaaaaaatgttcccaTAGTGTTACAGCAAGCGTCTCTCAGTTACACAttcaccatgcaatgtttcaaatccTTCTAATTTCCTTTTCCTCCCAGATTGACGAAGACGCGGAGACGCGGAAACTACGCATCCAGCTGGAGGAGCAGAAGAAACTGCGAGAGATGATACTCCAGAGGAAGGAGGCAAGGAGACAGCAGCTAGCTGCTTCTAAGCAGGCCGAACTCAAGAAGCGCCTCTCCACTAAGAAGGGCAAGTCATCTTCAGAGTCTTCAGATACTAAGGTAGGAGTAGGAGCAAAGACTCAGAGCTTGATGCTTGgttcaatggacccttcccatgaaatatgctaattacattcacgcatgtgtacaaaccctattggttggcaaacaccatagagttgtgcacttaGCAGACGCGCAATTGCATCTGCGTCACACAGCCATTAGCTGTGTATAAAACAGCGCGATGtgccctcattttgccaaccaaaatgttagtgcgcacgcgctatgtgaaGTTTACATATTTCATCAGAAGGGTCTATTTCATTAATAAATATTCAATTTCTTtcatttcgagaaagaaaaagaaactccCAGAAAAGTGAACACAATCACTGTTCTAGCctagaacccaatggagagaagactaGGAACGAAGGTTTTAGTTttggatgtgggaggaaaaccccctTAGAATTATTCCctggaaaacccatgcagtcaggtagggactgaaaacctaatCCTCGTCCTTCGGGGTCCTACATAAGAAGATGAGGATTCACAAATATAAAATTCTCataaatttgtgtatttttaccAGAAGACAAACCGTGAGCAGAAATCAACAACGCAGAAGCAACAGCAACGGCCCAATTCCTCGCAGGGTGCTGCTGGAACGCCAGGTCCGAGGCAACCGACAGCGACGCAGCAGCCACCAAACCAGGCTGGCAACCGAGCCATTTCTTCAGGTTTGACAACTCAACTGTTATATTAATGTATTTTCAGCTGCCTTTTGTTTGTCTCCTTCAATGtttaccttttctttttctgtgtgctttctgcctCTCTCTTTCCGTTGTTATTCTTTCCACTCGACTGCCTCAGTTAAGTTACACTAGAATACCTGTTCATGAGTGTTTTGTTGTCTTAAAGAATTCAGTAGGGTTTAAAAGTCAAACCACTTCTATTTTCTCATCTTATTTTTGGGATTGATTAGGAGTCAGGGAAAAGTAGAAAATCTGGAAATGTGTTGACCAATTTGTAGCAATATGAACTTTCATCATCATGTTTCTTTTGATATTGACAGCCTCAAATAGGAATAATAGTGCACAATCTCAGCAGAACCTCCCTAGACAGGCTCCTTCGCATCAGTGGGCTGGTGGTCCCGAGCAGCCCAAACCCATGACCCAACCAATCAGACATGACGCCTCACCCCTCCTGAAGCAGGAACCTCCCACTCAACTGTTTCAGCAACAGACCTGGCAACAGCAGCAGAACGTCAAGGTGTGTTAGCGCTCTGCTCttttttgtatctttctctTAAAACTGCTTCTCAATTTCATTAACCTCCCCCTATGCTTAtgttaacttttgtttgtttaaaggttttGGTGGACATGGACCCTCAGCCTATTCCTACAGTAGGAGCCGGCGGCAGAGTGCAACCTCAGCAATCAATAGGTGTTGTTGGCTCGGCCAATAGGGCACCAACTGGGCAGGTCAGAAGTCAGCATCCAGGTCAAGTCAGAGGTCAACAGCCAGGTCAGATCAGAGGCCAGCATCCGGGTCAGATCAGAGGTCAACAGCCTGGTCAGATAAGAGGTCAACAGCCAGGTCAGATCAGAGGTCGGCATCCTGGTCAGATCAGAGGTCAGCATCCAGGTCAGATCAGAGGTCAACAGCCAGGTCAAATCAGAGGTCAACAGCCAGGTCAGCATCCAGGTCAAATCAGAGGTCAACAGCCAGGTCAGATTAGAGGTCAGCAACCAGGGCAGATCAGAAACCAGCATCCAGGTCAGATCAGAGGTCAACATCCAGGTCAGATCAGAGGTCAGCATCCAGGTCAAATTAGAGGTCAACATCCAGGTCAGATTCGAGGTCACCAACCAGGGCAGATCAGAGGTCAAAACCCGAGTCAAGCTAGAGGACAGCGACCTCAAGGTCCTCCAAATAACATGGGGCGAGGCAGAGGCAGAGGGCAGCCTCAGCAGAGGTTTCCAGGACCAAGAACGGGGCAGCCACAGGGGAATGGACCTCGACCCCAAGGCCCAAGACCTTTTGGTCAGGGAGGGCCTCAATTCAGAGGTCCCAGACCACAGGGTATGGCACCTAGACCTCAGGGACCAGGCACACCTCAAGGAGGACCCATGCCACAGAAGAGGTAAGCATTTTGTGTATTGTCCTGGCAGGTCTCATAAAAAGCATCAACAGTTCTTTTAAGCCATATggataaaaaataatgtaaggTTTTGAGTTTTGGAAACTGTGTTgtgtgaatgtcaaatatcaaactAACCAAACAGGTAATGGAGGATGGAATTTTTCTGAATTAGATCTGTTAAAGACAGGATAGGATTACCACAGAAAGGTCCTGCCCCAACTCAACAAGCAACACCCCAACAGGCACAACGCCGTGTCGTCCAACAGCAGTCCCCTCAACAAGCCCAGAAAACAACCACCTTCCAGGGCGCTGGTAGCAACCAGCCTGGCCAGCCCGGAAACAAAAGGACAGTTGTACAGAACTTGACACCGCAGCAGCGGCTGCTGCAGCAGAAGCAGCAGCAGCGCTTGGCGCAGCGTCCTCAAGGTGGTGCCAAACAGCCGGTGAGGGTGCTTCCGCCGCAGCCGCAGCGGGTGGTCAAGCAGATGTCTGCGGAGAGCCCTCAGGTGGTCAGGGGTCCGCTGGGGATCCTGATCGATGGACTGTCGGCTTCGACCAATAAGAAGAACCTGATGAAGATGATGCAATCCTGTGGACCAGTCAAGGTGAGGTGTTAACCCCAGCCAATCAAAAATCAAACAGCATACTTGGTTCTTTTTTGTTTGCCGAGATAAATAATTCAGATTTCTTAGCCCTTGTTTTTGGTGTCCTTTTCTCGTTTTTCTATTGAAATATACATCAAAATGTGTTtctgtttcttgttttgtttttgacttCATTGCATTCAGACTATGGAGATTGTTGCCAGTGAGAGGAGAGCTTATGCCAAATTCTGCCGTCCAGAAGATGCCATGACTTTCCAGACGAGGTTTCACAGGTAAGAGGAGTGGGTTTAACCCTTAGGGAGCGATTCAAAAGTGGGAATATTAGAAACGTTCCAATTGGATCAGATAAGTACTCCAGTATGTGCACATGGACTGCTTCGAGCtgataagagcactggactcaggctctggggccaatttcatagagctgcttaagcaaaaaatttgcttaagcacgaaaatagcttgcttaatTTACACATGCTAccggccaaaatttcatgccatataccttgcttgtgactagtatttagccgttgtttacttagcataacaattgagtggagtcttggctggtaatctgattttacaaagcatgaatttttttgcttaagctaaattttgtgcttaagcagctctatgaaattgggtcctggtgtTTCTCTGCTCAGCATAGTGTGGGTGAAGAAAAATCAGACGTTATTATTTTTGGTCTACTTATCTAGTGCTGCGGACACTGTTCCCCAAAGAATCCCTAAAATtcataactccaggggttaccaaagaATCCCTAAAATtcataactccaggggttatcaAAGAGTCCCTAAAATtcataactccaggggttaccaaagaATCCCTAAAATtcataactccaggggttatcaAAGAGTCCCTAAAATtcataactccaggggttaccaaagaATCCCTAAAATtcataactccaggggttaccaaagaATCCTTAAAATTCATAACTCCAGGTGTTACCACATGGTGGAATTGTCATCattcaaaatgttgagttgtcaaccactgattttttttcttgaaccaacactactcaaaagagatttacacatggtgctatcgCAAACCTTGAGCCTCATTATCTGTTTATGAATTTGGCCCTATATTGAAAAGAACCCAACACAAACCCATCTTCAGACACCTTTAAGCGTTTGATATAAATGAACCCAGGTTTATGTTCTGTAAACAAACAATATCATTGTTTATGTTGATAGGCACATGGTTGATCTGGCCACCATCAGCGTGAGTCTGATCCCAGACTGAGTCCACCAGACTACTCCCTTCCCTCACTGCAAAGCCACTCCTCCAAAATGACTGCATCAATTGAGCTTCACACTGCAATCTACCTGATGGGAGGGCAATATCAACTAGCGCACCATTCACGTCACTGGCAAGCAGAGTAGAACACGAGCAGTGCAATACCGTCAAGAACACCATCTGGCTCAGTGGTatgctttttgtttgttaataggCAGGCAAATTTTGTCGTTTCTTGATTGATATTTATGAAGTAAATTTCTCTGCATTATCTCTGCTCATTTGTAGTGTTTTATGTGTGTATGTTGTAAACAAAGGTTGATGTGTCGT encodes the following:
- the LOC139948798 gene encoding uncharacterized protein, whose protein sequence is MDDLLDDDDLDFDSLDESDLSFKRKRPTEASWDSDDELLQEDHIPVKKTKTTLSDDELDEDALLGDSDNEDFSTYDGTAEGQGPGKQTEDSAPVETTDVETNVESYEYGVNDQTNEQTEFVGGDAGGYDEQLVDEIDEYQGAEDHTGEQTGVGTSEISAVLDNTESEEWGGEDGEAAVGGDFEEVEEGEEQYQEEGGDNFEEEGGDNFEEEGGDNFEEGYNEDVAAEDEEEIAVEDEDAALLEDAIELEPGMDDILDIEDFDDSLIDEVPEDNTMSGRTAKLASSTPNVPVREKPAQVVEASKPKEQASSRPIHSEEKEDEEGSDTKEDIPSSDSDEDEDDDNTRARFKSERRPVAVKVGGASKRKDIPETLEITAGVQQTLDDYARQKEEQQWGKRNRGRGGRGFRGNRGNHGNRHQGPPPMMGMHQGNMGPRFPGHMGPRFPGDMRHRFPEDMRHRFPGNVSHPFNENMPNYRGDMPPRPAFQNQEVVRGPPAGHLRGGRFDFEPYQPGKGSPHQVAQGSGQEPFGSNQGGQRSSSPHTQAPPVQQPSQPGAVPTSQPQTSVSKKIHINPHFKGQVQVPSQQVAPQAAHPPAVHSSAPTHSQYQPPSTVSTHYQQPSTPYPNQYSTQPYSQHGAVQGQPPQPMQTQPTSHSQGPRPLMAQQHPASYRDPNHHHGDQQSGQWMPPSSQHPTSSSWTQPGRRSPVSVTWSHQQGTPRREFDGHQSHQHPQQFNRAQTPQERVPPHQQFQAPRGMQPNQMRPQSEPQHQGGPGPHQQGPPYHGQGPQSARQGSGQRYPTPSNQQPGQFTSQQHRPQGSSVQPSPTPSQANKGNILPSPKRLIEEASKKAPKAKQVKGEIDEDAETRKLRIQLEEQKKLREMILQRKEARRQQLAASKQAELKKRLSTKKGKSSSESSDTKKTNREQKSTTQKQQQRPNSSQGAAGTPGPRQPTATQQPPNQAGNRAISSASNRNNSAQSQQNLPRQAPSHQWAGGPEQPKPMTQPIRHDASPLLKQEPPTQLFQQQTWQQQQNVKVLVDMDPQPIPTVGAGGRVQPQQSIGVVGSANRAPTGQVRSQHPGQVRGQQPGQIRGQHPGQIRGQQPGQIRGQQPGQIRGRHPGQIRGQHPGQIRGQQPGQIRGQQPGQHPGQIRGQQPGQIRGQQPGQIRNQHPGQIRGQHPGQIRGQHPGQIRGQHPGQIRGHQPGQIRGQNPSQARGQRPQGPPNNMGRGRGRGQPQQRFPGPRTGQPQGNGPRPQGPRPFGQGGPQFRGPRPQGMAPRPQGPGTPQGGPMPQKRSVKDRIGLPQKGPAPTQQATPQQAQRRVVQQQSPQQAQKTTTFQGAGSNQPGQPGNKRTVVQNLTPQQRLLQQKQQQRLAQRPQGGAKQPVRVLPPQPQRVVKQMSAESPQVVRGPLGILIDGLSASTNKKNLMKMMQSCGPVKTMEIVASERRAYAKFCRPEDAMTFQTRFHRHMVDLATISVSLIPD